A stretch of the Archangium violaceum genome encodes the following:
- the pgsA gene encoding CDP-diacylglycerol--glycerol-3-phosphate 3-phosphatidyltransferase, producing the protein MDRAERALRKRQKKEERARRRAARQPSVLVQEFWNLPNILTLGRIFLIPVFVWLTYDADPLSSLLAAAVFAVASITDVIDGYLARRWNLITVVGKFMDPLADKLIAMAALVMMVRLGRIAAWVIIVLLAREFIVSGLRTIAASEGMVIAAGQEGKWKTSLQLVGIISLCVHYEHVIDVGFYSAPVDFNKVGQVLVYLSGAFSVWSAVVYFRAFLSMLARRGSGTDAQKA; encoded by the coding sequence ATGGATCGAGCTGAGCGTGCGTTGCGGAAGCGGCAGAAGAAGGAGGAGCGGGCGCGGCGTCGGGCGGCGCGCCAGCCCAGCGTGCTCGTCCAGGAGTTCTGGAACCTGCCCAACATCCTGACGCTGGGACGCATCTTCCTCATCCCCGTCTTCGTGTGGCTCACCTACGACGCGGATCCGCTCTCCTCGCTGCTGGCGGCGGCGGTGTTCGCGGTGGCCTCCATCACGGACGTCATCGACGGCTACCTGGCGCGTCGCTGGAACCTCATCACCGTGGTGGGCAAGTTCATGGATCCGCTGGCCGACAAGCTCATCGCCATGGCGGCCCTGGTGATGATGGTGCGGCTGGGGCGCATCGCCGCCTGGGTCATCATCGTGCTGCTGGCGCGCGAGTTCATCGTCAGCGGCCTGCGCACCATCGCGGCGAGCGAGGGCATGGTCATCGCCGCCGGGCAGGAGGGCAAGTGGAAGACGTCCCTCCAGCTCGTGGGCATCATCTCCCTCTGCGTGCACTACGAGCACGTCATCGACGTGGGCTTCTATTCGGCCCCCGTGGACTTCAACAAGGTGGGCCAGGTGTTGGTCTACTTGTCGGGGGCGTTCTCGGTGTGGAGTGCCGTCGTCTACTTCCGCGCCTTCCTCTCCATGCTGGCCAGGCGGGGGAGTGGAACCGACGCACAGAAGGCTTGA